A genomic stretch from Thalassophryne amazonica chromosome 18, fThaAma1.1, whole genome shotgun sequence includes:
- the mbtd1 gene encoding MBT domain-containing protein 1 isoform X3, with product MEDTRDLAERTSRSERKRRDSFGMFDGYDSCSEESTSSSSSEDSEDEVVPSIPASLPIIKNNGQVYTYPDGKAGMATCEMCGMVGVRDAFYSKTKRFCSVSCSRSYSSNSKKASILARLQGKPPTKKAKVLQKQPLVAKLAAYAQYQASQQNQKSKAVVPAESFDWGQYICSNNTVGAPVSCFRHVPMGTCWGDIQEGVRIEVLNSDTNLSTKVYWIAEVIKLAGFKALLRYEGFDSDSSKDFWCNLCIPEVHPVGWCASSGKPLVPPKSIQYKYSNWKAFLVKRLTGAKTLPFDFNTKVQQNMQFPFKKLMRVEVVDKNYLCRTRVALVEQVIGGRLRLVYEESLDGSDDFWCHMYSPLIHNIGWSRSIGHRFKRSDVAKKIDGQVDAPAQLFQKVKDVEQSGEWFKDGMKLEAIDPLNLSAICVATVRKVLADGYLMIGIDGSEAVDGSDWFCYHGSSPSIFPVGFCEINDIELTPPRGYAKLPFKWFDYLREMGSVAAPVKLFNREVPNHGFRQGMKLEAVDLMEPRLVCVATVTRIVHRLLRIHFDGWEDEYDQWVDCESPDLYPVGWCQLTGYQLQPPASQSNREMPPSVPKQKKKAQQYKGQKKKRKIPVGRRHFSQTGRRRSFSGDEEQSPPPFPAQGPARPRPRTHNPESLLQLKEEAAEVDEFTFSQGISDQESNGSGSYYIKQEP from the exons ATGGAAGACACACGGGACCTG GCTGAACGGACCTCGCGTTCAGAACGTAAGCGAAGAGACTCGTTCGGGATGTTTGATGGCTATGACAGCTGCAGCGAGGAGTCGACCAGCAGCtccagctcagaggacagtgAGGATGAGGTGGTGCCCTCCATCCCCGCCAGCCTTCCAAtcatcaaaaacaatggccaagtGTACACTTACCCGGATGGCAAGGCTGGGATGG CCACCTGCGAGATGTGTGGGATGGTCGGAGTACGAGATGCTTTTTACTCCAAAACCAAACGCTTCTGCAGTGTGTCCTGTTCCAGGAGTTATTCCTCAAATTCCAAAAAAGCTAGCATCTTGGCCAGACTCCAG gGCAAGCCACCAACAAAAAAGGCAAAAGTCCTGCAGAAGCAGCCTCTAGTGGCAAAGTTGGCAGCTTATGCCCAGTACCAAGCAAGTCAGCAGAACCAGAAATCTAAAGCCG TTGTCCCTGCTGAGAGCTTTGACTGGGGTCAGTATATCTGTAGCAATAACACGGTTGGAGCGCCGGTCAGCTGCTTCAGACAC gTTCCTATGGGGACATGTTGGGGCGACATACAAGAAGGAGTGAGAATAGAAGTGCTCAATTCAGATACTAATCTCTCCACTAAGGTCTACTGGATAGCAGAAGTCATTAAGTTAGCAG GGTTCAAAGCTCTCCTGCGGTACGAGGGCTTTGACAGCGACAGCAGCAAAGACTTCTGGTGTAATCTCTGCATTCCTGAGGTGCACCCAGTGGGATGGTGTGCTTCTAGCGGAAAGCCCCTCGTACCTCCAAAAA GCATTCAGTATAAGTATTCAAACTGGAAAGCTTTCCTCGTGAAGCGACTCACTGGAGCTAAAACGCTGCCATTTGACTTTAACACCAAG GTACAGCAGAATATGCAGTTTCCCTTTAAGAAGCTGATGCGGGTGGAGGTGGTGGATAAGAACTACCTGTGCCGGACACGGGTGGCGCTGGTGGAGCAGGTGATTGGCGGCCGCCTCAGATTGGTCTATGAGGAGAGCCTCGACGGGTCAGATGACTTTTGGTGTCACATGTACAGCCCGCTTATCCATAACATCGGCTGGTCGCGCAGCATCGGACATCGCTTCAAGCGATCAG ATGTCGCAAAAAAAATTGATGGACAAGTTGATGCTCCTGCACAGCTCTTCCAGAAG GTGAAAGATGTGGAACAGAGCGGGGAATGGTTCAAAGACGGAATGAAGCTAGAAGCCATTGACCCCCTCAACCTCTCAGCAATCTGTGTAGCCACTGTAAGAAAG GTGTTGGCAGATGGGTACCTCATGATCGGGATTGACGGGTCAGAGGCTGTGGATGGATCAGACTGGTTCTGCTACCATGGCTCCTCCCCCTCCATCTTCCCTGTTGGCTTCTGTGAAATCAATGACATTGAACTCACGCCCCCTAGAG GGTACGCTAAACTGCCATTTAAATGGTTTGACTACCTCAGAGAAATGGGTTCAGTAGCTGCTCCTGTGAAGCTCTTTAACAGG GAAGTTCCCAATCATGGTTTCCGGCAAGGCATGAAGCTGGAGGCGGTCGACCTGATGGAGCCACGGTTGGTGTGTGTTGCCACGGTGACGAGAATTGTGCACCGGCTACTGAGGATCCACTTTGACGGCTGGGAGGACGAGTATGACCAGTGGGTGGACTGCGAGTCACCTGACCTCTACCCTGTGGGCTGGTGTCAGCTGACGGGATACCAGCTCCAGCCGCCGGCATCACAGA GTAACAGAGAGATGCCTCCATCCGTGCCCAAGCAGAAGAAAAAGGCCCAACAGTATAAAGGCCAAAAGAAAA AGAGGAAGATTCCAGTTGGTCGACGGCACTTCAGTCAGacaggcaggaggaggagcttctCAGGGGATGAAGAGCAGAGTCCGCCCCCTTTCCCTGCCCAGGGGCCTGCTCGGCCCCGGCCCCGAACCCACAACCCAG AGTCTCTGCTGCAGCTGAAGGAGGAGGCGGCCGAGGTGGACGAGTTCACCTTCTCACAGGGCATCTCTGACCAGGAGAGCAACGGCTCAGGCAGCTACTACATCAAACAGGAGCCCTGA
- the mbtd1 gene encoding MBT domain-containing protein 1 isoform X4, producing the protein MEDTRDLAERTSRSERKRRDSFGMFDGYDSCSEESTSSSSSEDSEDEVVPSIPASLPIIKNNGQVYTYPDGKAGMATCEMCGMVGVRDAFYSKTKRFCSVSCSRSYSSNSKKASILARLQGKPPTKKAKVLQKQPLVAKLAAYAQYQASQQNQKSKAVVPAESFDWGQYICSNNTVGAPVSCFRHVPMGTCWGDIQEGVRIEVLNSDTNLSTKVYWIAEVIKLAGFKALLRYEGFDSDSSKDFWCNLCIPEVHPVGWCASSGKPLVPPKSIQYKYSNWKAFLVKRLTGAKTLPFDFNTKVQQNMQFPFKKLMRVEVVDKNYLCRTRVALVEQVIGGRLRLVYEESLDGSDDFWCHMYSPLIHNIGWSRSIGHRFKRSDVAKKIDGQVDAPAQLFQKVKDVEQSGEWFKDGMKLEAIDPLNLSAICVATVRKVLADGYLMIGIDGSEAVDGSDWFCYHGSSPSIFPVGFCEINDIELTPPRGYAKLPFKWFDYLREMGSVAAPVKLFNREVPNHGFRQGMKLEAVDLMEPRLVCVATVTRIVHRLLRIHFDGWEDEYDQWVDCESPDLYPVGWCQLTGYQLQPPASQSNREMPPSVPKQKKKAQQYKGQKKKSLLQLKEEAAEVDEFTFSQGISDQESNGSGSYYIKQEP; encoded by the exons ATGGAAGACACACGGGACCTG GCTGAACGGACCTCGCGTTCAGAACGTAAGCGAAGAGACTCGTTCGGGATGTTTGATGGCTATGACAGCTGCAGCGAGGAGTCGACCAGCAGCtccagctcagaggacagtgAGGATGAGGTGGTGCCCTCCATCCCCGCCAGCCTTCCAAtcatcaaaaacaatggccaagtGTACACTTACCCGGATGGCAAGGCTGGGATGG CCACCTGCGAGATGTGTGGGATGGTCGGAGTACGAGATGCTTTTTACTCCAAAACCAAACGCTTCTGCAGTGTGTCCTGTTCCAGGAGTTATTCCTCAAATTCCAAAAAAGCTAGCATCTTGGCCAGACTCCAG gGCAAGCCACCAACAAAAAAGGCAAAAGTCCTGCAGAAGCAGCCTCTAGTGGCAAAGTTGGCAGCTTATGCCCAGTACCAAGCAAGTCAGCAGAACCAGAAATCTAAAGCCG TTGTCCCTGCTGAGAGCTTTGACTGGGGTCAGTATATCTGTAGCAATAACACGGTTGGAGCGCCGGTCAGCTGCTTCAGACAC gTTCCTATGGGGACATGTTGGGGCGACATACAAGAAGGAGTGAGAATAGAAGTGCTCAATTCAGATACTAATCTCTCCACTAAGGTCTACTGGATAGCAGAAGTCATTAAGTTAGCAG GGTTCAAAGCTCTCCTGCGGTACGAGGGCTTTGACAGCGACAGCAGCAAAGACTTCTGGTGTAATCTCTGCATTCCTGAGGTGCACCCAGTGGGATGGTGTGCTTCTAGCGGAAAGCCCCTCGTACCTCCAAAAA GCATTCAGTATAAGTATTCAAACTGGAAAGCTTTCCTCGTGAAGCGACTCACTGGAGCTAAAACGCTGCCATTTGACTTTAACACCAAG GTACAGCAGAATATGCAGTTTCCCTTTAAGAAGCTGATGCGGGTGGAGGTGGTGGATAAGAACTACCTGTGCCGGACACGGGTGGCGCTGGTGGAGCAGGTGATTGGCGGCCGCCTCAGATTGGTCTATGAGGAGAGCCTCGACGGGTCAGATGACTTTTGGTGTCACATGTACAGCCCGCTTATCCATAACATCGGCTGGTCGCGCAGCATCGGACATCGCTTCAAGCGATCAG ATGTCGCAAAAAAAATTGATGGACAAGTTGATGCTCCTGCACAGCTCTTCCAGAAG GTGAAAGATGTGGAACAGAGCGGGGAATGGTTCAAAGACGGAATGAAGCTAGAAGCCATTGACCCCCTCAACCTCTCAGCAATCTGTGTAGCCACTGTAAGAAAG GTGTTGGCAGATGGGTACCTCATGATCGGGATTGACGGGTCAGAGGCTGTGGATGGATCAGACTGGTTCTGCTACCATGGCTCCTCCCCCTCCATCTTCCCTGTTGGCTTCTGTGAAATCAATGACATTGAACTCACGCCCCCTAGAG GGTACGCTAAACTGCCATTTAAATGGTTTGACTACCTCAGAGAAATGGGTTCAGTAGCTGCTCCTGTGAAGCTCTTTAACAGG GAAGTTCCCAATCATGGTTTCCGGCAAGGCATGAAGCTGGAGGCGGTCGACCTGATGGAGCCACGGTTGGTGTGTGTTGCCACGGTGACGAGAATTGTGCACCGGCTACTGAGGATCCACTTTGACGGCTGGGAGGACGAGTATGACCAGTGGGTGGACTGCGAGTCACCTGACCTCTACCCTGTGGGCTGGTGTCAGCTGACGGGATACCAGCTCCAGCCGCCGGCATCACAGA GTAACAGAGAGATGCCTCCATCCGTGCCCAAGCAGAAGAAAAAGGCCCAACAGTATAAAGGCCAAAAGAAAA AGTCTCTGCTGCAGCTGAAGGAGGAGGCGGCCGAGGTGGACGAGTTCACCTTCTCACAGGGCATCTCTGACCAGGAGAGCAACGGCTCAGGCAGCTACTACATCAAACAGGAGCCCTGA
- the mbtd1 gene encoding MBT domain-containing protein 1 isoform X2, translated as MEDTRDLAERTSRSERKRRDSFGMFDGYDSCSEESTSSSSSEDSEDEVVPSIPASLPIIKNNGQVYTYPDGKAGMATCEMCGMVGVRDAFYSKTKRFCSVSCSRSYSSNSKKASILARLQPPTKKAKVLQKQPLVAKLAAYAQYQASQQNQKSKAVVPAESFDWGQYICSNNTVGAPVSCFRHVPMGTCWGDIQEGVRIEVLNSDTNLSTKVYWIAEVIKLAGFKALLRYEGFDSDSSKDFWCNLCIPEVHPVGWCASSGKPLVPPKSIQYKYSNWKAFLVKRLTGAKTLPFDFNTKVQQNMQFPFKKLMRVEVVDKNYLCRTRVALVEQVIGGRLRLVYEESLDGSDDFWCHMYSPLIHNIGWSRSIGHRFKRSDVAKKIDGQVDAPAQLFQKVKDVEQSGEWFKDGMKLEAIDPLNLSAICVATVRKVLADGYLMIGIDGSEAVDGSDWFCYHGSSPSIFPVGFCEINDIELTPPRGYAKLPFKWFDYLREMGSVAAPVKLFNREVPNHGFRQGMKLEAVDLMEPRLVCVATVTRIVHRLLRIHFDGWEDEYDQWVDCESPDLYPVGWCQLTGYQLQPPASQSNREMPPSVPKQKKKAQQYKGQKKKRKIPVGRRHFSQTGRRRSFSGDEEQSPPPFPAQGPARPRPRTHNPGKRHTNAKSSTALSPLWLGSVNRSSHRRSLWSCSMLSCVCCTRFTLTLIGYFVSCPSRSGMILFIYSTRFMVHEACLFPFDLFLWLMLVKHVDFD; from the exons ATGGAAGACACACGGGACCTG GCTGAACGGACCTCGCGTTCAGAACGTAAGCGAAGAGACTCGTTCGGGATGTTTGATGGCTATGACAGCTGCAGCGAGGAGTCGACCAGCAGCtccagctcagaggacagtgAGGATGAGGTGGTGCCCTCCATCCCCGCCAGCCTTCCAAtcatcaaaaacaatggccaagtGTACACTTACCCGGATGGCAAGGCTGGGATGG CCACCTGCGAGATGTGTGGGATGGTCGGAGTACGAGATGCTTTTTACTCCAAAACCAAACGCTTCTGCAGTGTGTCCTGTTCCAGGAGTTATTCCTCAAATTCCAAAAAAGCTAGCATCTTGGCCAGACTCCAG CCACCAACAAAAAAGGCAAAAGTCCTGCAGAAGCAGCCTCTAGTGGCAAAGTTGGCAGCTTATGCCCAGTACCAAGCAAGTCAGCAGAACCAGAAATCTAAAGCCG TTGTCCCTGCTGAGAGCTTTGACTGGGGTCAGTATATCTGTAGCAATAACACGGTTGGAGCGCCGGTCAGCTGCTTCAGACAC gTTCCTATGGGGACATGTTGGGGCGACATACAAGAAGGAGTGAGAATAGAAGTGCTCAATTCAGATACTAATCTCTCCACTAAGGTCTACTGGATAGCAGAAGTCATTAAGTTAGCAG GGTTCAAAGCTCTCCTGCGGTACGAGGGCTTTGACAGCGACAGCAGCAAAGACTTCTGGTGTAATCTCTGCATTCCTGAGGTGCACCCAGTGGGATGGTGTGCTTCTAGCGGAAAGCCCCTCGTACCTCCAAAAA GCATTCAGTATAAGTATTCAAACTGGAAAGCTTTCCTCGTGAAGCGACTCACTGGAGCTAAAACGCTGCCATTTGACTTTAACACCAAG GTACAGCAGAATATGCAGTTTCCCTTTAAGAAGCTGATGCGGGTGGAGGTGGTGGATAAGAACTACCTGTGCCGGACACGGGTGGCGCTGGTGGAGCAGGTGATTGGCGGCCGCCTCAGATTGGTCTATGAGGAGAGCCTCGACGGGTCAGATGACTTTTGGTGTCACATGTACAGCCCGCTTATCCATAACATCGGCTGGTCGCGCAGCATCGGACATCGCTTCAAGCGATCAG ATGTCGCAAAAAAAATTGATGGACAAGTTGATGCTCCTGCACAGCTCTTCCAGAAG GTGAAAGATGTGGAACAGAGCGGGGAATGGTTCAAAGACGGAATGAAGCTAGAAGCCATTGACCCCCTCAACCTCTCAGCAATCTGTGTAGCCACTGTAAGAAAG GTGTTGGCAGATGGGTACCTCATGATCGGGATTGACGGGTCAGAGGCTGTGGATGGATCAGACTGGTTCTGCTACCATGGCTCCTCCCCCTCCATCTTCCCTGTTGGCTTCTGTGAAATCAATGACATTGAACTCACGCCCCCTAGAG GGTACGCTAAACTGCCATTTAAATGGTTTGACTACCTCAGAGAAATGGGTTCAGTAGCTGCTCCTGTGAAGCTCTTTAACAGG GAAGTTCCCAATCATGGTTTCCGGCAAGGCATGAAGCTGGAGGCGGTCGACCTGATGGAGCCACGGTTGGTGTGTGTTGCCACGGTGACGAGAATTGTGCACCGGCTACTGAGGATCCACTTTGACGGCTGGGAGGACGAGTATGACCAGTGGGTGGACTGCGAGTCACCTGACCTCTACCCTGTGGGCTGGTGTCAGCTGACGGGATACCAGCTCCAGCCGCCGGCATCACAGA GTAACAGAGAGATGCCTCCATCCGTGCCCAAGCAGAAGAAAAAGGCCCAACAGTATAAAGGCCAAAAGAAAA AGAGGAAGATTCCAGTTGGTCGACGGCACTTCAGTCAGacaggcaggaggaggagcttctCAGGGGATGAAGAGCAGAGTCCGCCCCCTTTCCCTGCCCAGGGGCCTGCTCGGCCCCGGCCCCGAACCCACAACCCAGGTAAACGGCACACTAATGCTAAAAGCAGCACGGCACTGAGCCCTCTGTGGCTCGGCAGCGTTAACAGAAGCAGTCACAGGAGGTCGCTGTGGAGCTGCAGCATGTTGAGCTGTGTTTGCTGTACCCGATTCACCCTCACTCTCATTGGTTACTTTGTTTCGTGTCCTAGCAGGTCTGGAATGATTCTGTTCATCTATTCAACAAGATTTATGGTTCATGAGGCATGTTTGTTTCCATTTGATCTATTTTTGTGGTTGATGCTTGTTAAGCATGTGGATTTTGATTAA
- the mbtd1 gene encoding MBT domain-containing protein 1 isoform X1: MEDTRDLAERTSRSERKRRDSFGMFDGYDSCSEESTSSSSSEDSEDEVVPSIPASLPIIKNNGQVYTYPDGKAGMATCEMCGMVGVRDAFYSKTKRFCSVSCSRSYSSNSKKASILARLQGKPPTKKAKVLQKQPLVAKLAAYAQYQASQQNQKSKAVVPAESFDWGQYICSNNTVGAPVSCFRHVPMGTCWGDIQEGVRIEVLNSDTNLSTKVYWIAEVIKLAGFKALLRYEGFDSDSSKDFWCNLCIPEVHPVGWCASSGKPLVPPKSIQYKYSNWKAFLVKRLTGAKTLPFDFNTKVQQNMQFPFKKLMRVEVVDKNYLCRTRVALVEQVIGGRLRLVYEESLDGSDDFWCHMYSPLIHNIGWSRSIGHRFKRSDVAKKIDGQVDAPAQLFQKVKDVEQSGEWFKDGMKLEAIDPLNLSAICVATVRKVLADGYLMIGIDGSEAVDGSDWFCYHGSSPSIFPVGFCEINDIELTPPRGYAKLPFKWFDYLREMGSVAAPVKLFNREVPNHGFRQGMKLEAVDLMEPRLVCVATVTRIVHRLLRIHFDGWEDEYDQWVDCESPDLYPVGWCQLTGYQLQPPASQSNREMPPSVPKQKKKAQQYKGQKKKRKIPVGRRHFSQTGRRRSFSGDEEQSPPPFPAQGPARPRPRTHNPGKRHTNAKSSTALSPLWLGSVNRSSHRRSLWSCSMLSCVCCTRFTLTLIGYFVSCPSRSGMILFIYSTRFMVHEACLFPFDLFLWLMLVKHVDFD; this comes from the exons ATGGAAGACACACGGGACCTG GCTGAACGGACCTCGCGTTCAGAACGTAAGCGAAGAGACTCGTTCGGGATGTTTGATGGCTATGACAGCTGCAGCGAGGAGTCGACCAGCAGCtccagctcagaggacagtgAGGATGAGGTGGTGCCCTCCATCCCCGCCAGCCTTCCAAtcatcaaaaacaatggccaagtGTACACTTACCCGGATGGCAAGGCTGGGATGG CCACCTGCGAGATGTGTGGGATGGTCGGAGTACGAGATGCTTTTTACTCCAAAACCAAACGCTTCTGCAGTGTGTCCTGTTCCAGGAGTTATTCCTCAAATTCCAAAAAAGCTAGCATCTTGGCCAGACTCCAG gGCAAGCCACCAACAAAAAAGGCAAAAGTCCTGCAGAAGCAGCCTCTAGTGGCAAAGTTGGCAGCTTATGCCCAGTACCAAGCAAGTCAGCAGAACCAGAAATCTAAAGCCG TTGTCCCTGCTGAGAGCTTTGACTGGGGTCAGTATATCTGTAGCAATAACACGGTTGGAGCGCCGGTCAGCTGCTTCAGACAC gTTCCTATGGGGACATGTTGGGGCGACATACAAGAAGGAGTGAGAATAGAAGTGCTCAATTCAGATACTAATCTCTCCACTAAGGTCTACTGGATAGCAGAAGTCATTAAGTTAGCAG GGTTCAAAGCTCTCCTGCGGTACGAGGGCTTTGACAGCGACAGCAGCAAAGACTTCTGGTGTAATCTCTGCATTCCTGAGGTGCACCCAGTGGGATGGTGTGCTTCTAGCGGAAAGCCCCTCGTACCTCCAAAAA GCATTCAGTATAAGTATTCAAACTGGAAAGCTTTCCTCGTGAAGCGACTCACTGGAGCTAAAACGCTGCCATTTGACTTTAACACCAAG GTACAGCAGAATATGCAGTTTCCCTTTAAGAAGCTGATGCGGGTGGAGGTGGTGGATAAGAACTACCTGTGCCGGACACGGGTGGCGCTGGTGGAGCAGGTGATTGGCGGCCGCCTCAGATTGGTCTATGAGGAGAGCCTCGACGGGTCAGATGACTTTTGGTGTCACATGTACAGCCCGCTTATCCATAACATCGGCTGGTCGCGCAGCATCGGACATCGCTTCAAGCGATCAG ATGTCGCAAAAAAAATTGATGGACAAGTTGATGCTCCTGCACAGCTCTTCCAGAAG GTGAAAGATGTGGAACAGAGCGGGGAATGGTTCAAAGACGGAATGAAGCTAGAAGCCATTGACCCCCTCAACCTCTCAGCAATCTGTGTAGCCACTGTAAGAAAG GTGTTGGCAGATGGGTACCTCATGATCGGGATTGACGGGTCAGAGGCTGTGGATGGATCAGACTGGTTCTGCTACCATGGCTCCTCCCCCTCCATCTTCCCTGTTGGCTTCTGTGAAATCAATGACATTGAACTCACGCCCCCTAGAG GGTACGCTAAACTGCCATTTAAATGGTTTGACTACCTCAGAGAAATGGGTTCAGTAGCTGCTCCTGTGAAGCTCTTTAACAGG GAAGTTCCCAATCATGGTTTCCGGCAAGGCATGAAGCTGGAGGCGGTCGACCTGATGGAGCCACGGTTGGTGTGTGTTGCCACGGTGACGAGAATTGTGCACCGGCTACTGAGGATCCACTTTGACGGCTGGGAGGACGAGTATGACCAGTGGGTGGACTGCGAGTCACCTGACCTCTACCCTGTGGGCTGGTGTCAGCTGACGGGATACCAGCTCCAGCCGCCGGCATCACAGA GTAACAGAGAGATGCCTCCATCCGTGCCCAAGCAGAAGAAAAAGGCCCAACAGTATAAAGGCCAAAAGAAAA AGAGGAAGATTCCAGTTGGTCGACGGCACTTCAGTCAGacaggcaggaggaggagcttctCAGGGGATGAAGAGCAGAGTCCGCCCCCTTTCCCTGCCCAGGGGCCTGCTCGGCCCCGGCCCCGAACCCACAACCCAGGTAAACGGCACACTAATGCTAAAAGCAGCACGGCACTGAGCCCTCTGTGGCTCGGCAGCGTTAACAGAAGCAGTCACAGGAGGTCGCTGTGGAGCTGCAGCATGTTGAGCTGTGTTTGCTGTACCCGATTCACCCTCACTCTCATTGGTTACTTTGTTTCGTGTCCTAGCAGGTCTGGAATGATTCTGTTCATCTATTCAACAAGATTTATGGTTCATGAGGCATGTTTGTTTCCATTTGATCTATTTTTGTGGTTGATGCTTGTTAAGCATGTGGATTTTGATTAA